In one window of Arthrobacter pascens DNA:
- a CDS encoding glycosyltransferase, which produces MNKQDAREDKAPGIPPLPAGYHCAITWGIPMEYGGMTNALLHRSRAFIQEAGVPVDVLTFEWSVDYSEIRCELEIAGELIPGLRLRNLWEELGELSESQLASSKPGKNVTGEFSPIGPGEESADEIFAGLLRRRIRYAADQKTELQIDYFRPDGSLMVTDRRDVQAKGTAGGRLITLCGLDGRPVASWNQVWPLYLFWLDCVVAGRESFMIVDSKSTANFMTRYRRNNVVTLHLVHNSHMASGALPPHGELSPTRRYVFERLNSFDAVVFLTESQKKDVDLVFDNPPNTCVIPNSRSFPALSEPENGHIAELGIVLGALTGRKRLDHAIRAVAKAGESSDLDYRLEIYGQGPDHAALLRLIQSSGLEGHVALRGYSIDARQEFERASFTLLTSKLEGQGLVLIEAMSVGCIPISYDVPYGPADIIQDGVNGFLVPAGDIPAMAEKIRLIGDMDAEDLKNMRRAAVSRAHSFNDELVVQTWGTAMRAAVDRKLGGATWATDPRWITGPFQDAQPVT; this is translated from the coding sequence ATGAATAAACAGGACGCGCGCGAAGACAAAGCACCCGGCATTCCGCCCCTTCCCGCTGGTTACCATTGCGCCATTACCTGGGGCATTCCCATGGAGTACGGCGGCATGACAAATGCCCTGCTTCACCGGTCGAGGGCCTTCATCCAGGAAGCAGGCGTCCCCGTGGACGTCCTGACCTTTGAATGGTCAGTTGACTACAGCGAGATTCGCTGTGAACTAGAGATTGCCGGTGAGTTGATTCCGGGACTTCGGCTGCGGAACCTCTGGGAAGAACTCGGCGAGCTCAGTGAAAGCCAACTGGCCTCGTCGAAACCAGGTAAGAACGTAACAGGCGAGTTCTCGCCTATCGGTCCGGGCGAGGAATCAGCGGATGAAATATTCGCCGGTCTCCTGCGGCGCCGGATCCGCTATGCGGCTGATCAAAAGACTGAGCTGCAGATTGACTATTTCCGCCCGGACGGTTCACTTATGGTCACGGACCGGCGAGATGTTCAAGCTAAGGGAACAGCTGGTGGACGACTGATAACCCTCTGCGGTCTGGACGGCCGTCCAGTAGCCTCCTGGAACCAGGTTTGGCCTCTTTACCTGTTCTGGCTTGACTGCGTTGTTGCGGGTCGAGAGTCATTTATGATTGTTGACAGCAAGTCGACCGCTAACTTCATGACCCGCTATCGGCGGAACAATGTTGTGACACTGCATCTGGTGCACAACTCGCACATGGCCAGTGGCGCACTTCCACCACACGGCGAGCTAAGCCCAACACGACGGTACGTGTTTGAGCGGCTGAATTCCTTCGACGCCGTGGTCTTCCTAACCGAGAGCCAGAAGAAAGATGTGGATCTGGTCTTCGACAATCCACCGAACACTTGCGTTATCCCGAACAGCCGATCCTTTCCTGCGTTGTCCGAGCCGGAGAACGGCCATATCGCCGAGTTGGGAATCGTTCTAGGCGCCTTAACGGGCCGCAAAAGGTTGGACCACGCCATCCGCGCTGTAGCCAAGGCAGGGGAGTCTTCTGATTTAGACTACAGGCTGGAAATTTACGGCCAAGGCCCTGACCATGCCGCTCTATTGCGGCTGATTCAGTCAAGCGGCCTGGAGGGTCACGTCGCTCTTCGGGGTTACTCTATAGACGCACGTCAGGAGTTTGAGCGAGCTTCATTTACTCTGCTGACCAGCAAACTCGAGGGCCAGGGACTGGTTTTGATAGAGGCGATGAGCGTGGGATGTATTCCCATCTCTTATGACGTCCCCTACGGTCCTGCGGATATTATCCAGGACGGTGTCAATGGTTTCCTTGTACCCGCCGGCGATATCCCTGCCATGGCGGAGAAGATCCGGCTAATAGGTGACATGGACGCCGAAGATCTCAAGAACATGCGTCGAGCAGCAGTCTCCAGAGCACACTCGTTCAATGATGAGCTGGTGGTCCAGACCTGGGGGACGGCAATGCGGGCAGCAGTAGACAGAAAGCTTGGAGGGGCGACCTGGGCGACGGATCCCCGCTGGATTACGGGTCCATTTCAAGACGCGCAACCGGTCACATGA
- a CDS encoding fibronectin type III domain-containing protein, which yields MQTKRFRGAMRKLPIAALTALLIVLGLAVAPASVAYDPAYSVPTGLKSTGQTDTTVSLSWVKSANVPQYRVQVYTRADMADSVYYRFTDSAVVIPNLVKSTAYNFRVRGISADGGTSLTAYSAPVTATTAAAPAYAVPTGLKSTGQTDTTVSLSWVKSANVPQYRVQVYTRADMADSVYYRFTDFAVVIPNLVKSTAYNFRVRGISADGGTSLTAYSAPVTATTAAAPAYAVPTGLKSTATAATSVSLSWNPVPNAPEYRVQIYSKPDMSDSIYRRFTAASGVAYGLTPETGYSARVRVIGSAGESLSAYSAPFTFTTPVDPYPTPTGFSATTTYRTANLTWNPVPNAPGYRLAIATKPDMSDAEWRRYAGTNTAEIRGLNQLTTYYFQVRVIDDAGTALSAYTPVLSIATKAEPPAPPALTNPLKVASYNVMCATCTPEDTDTANPLPWSERRGAVVANIKSRMPDIIGVQEASQGWLNEPGQTVSLSQFEDLLQRLNSAGANYAVSNNKRNNCVDSTTPTNCVYADQGASQGARIFYNPTAVEIVKSGSKALPVASVPENPRFFAWAIAKQKSTGKLFFFGDTHLSTSKAEGFYELRKLQAETIVSVIRQENSAGLPILMTGDLNSSKWQKPSNAPYDVFTNFGLIDPLGNDYWQDFPSMAATAEKRINAFLDSWNGYNIVAPGTSNKAANGSYIDYILTSKMRVSQWETVANVDSAGNFVGIIPSDHNMVVATVGLP from the coding sequence ATGCAGACCAAACGTTTTCGCGGCGCCATGCGCAAGCTGCCGATCGCGGCGCTCACAGCACTCTTAATCGTCTTGGGCCTCGCGGTCGCTCCCGCATCCGTGGCCTACGATCCAGCATATTCGGTGCCAACGGGCTTGAAGTCCACGGGTCAGACGGATACGACTGTGAGCCTGTCTTGGGTGAAATCGGCGAACGTCCCTCAGTACCGGGTGCAGGTTTATACCAGGGCGGACATGGCCGATTCGGTGTATTACCGGTTTACCGACTCGGCTGTTGTTATCCCTAATTTGGTGAAGAGCACCGCGTACAATTTCCGGGTGCGGGGGATCAGTGCTGACGGGGGGACGTCGCTGACGGCTTACTCAGCACCCGTGACGGCGACCACCGCAGCCGCACCTGCCTATGCGGTGCCTACCGGTTTGAAGTCCACGGGTCAGACGGATACGACTGTGAGCCTGTCTTGGGTTAAATCGGCGAACGTCCCTCAGTACCGGGTGCAGGTTTATACCAGGGCGGACATGGCTGATTCGGTGTATTACCGGTTTACCGACTTTGCAGTGGTTATCCCTAATCTGGTGAAGAGCACCGCGTACAATTTCCGGGTGCGGGGGATCAGTGCTGACGGGGGGACGTCACTGACGGCTTATTCAGCACCCGTGACGGCGACCACCGCAGCCGCACCTGCCTATGCGGTACCTACCGGTTTGAAGTCCACAGCCACTGCCGCGACCTCCGTCTCCCTGTCGTGGAACCCGGTGCCCAACGCTCCCGAATACCGGGTACAGATTTACAGCAAGCCGGACATGAGCGACTCGATCTACAGACGGTTCACGGCGGCTTCCGGAGTCGCGTACGGGCTTACGCCCGAAACAGGCTATTCCGCAAGAGTCAGGGTTATCGGATCGGCAGGAGAAAGCCTTAGCGCCTATTCTGCCCCATTTACGTTTACTACCCCTGTTGATCCGTATCCGACTCCGACCGGCTTCAGTGCAACTACCACCTACCGCACGGCAAACCTGACATGGAACCCCGTACCCAATGCACCGGGGTACCGGCTAGCGATTGCCACCAAACCCGATATGTCCGACGCCGAATGGCGCCGTTATGCAGGAACCAACACGGCGGAAATCCGTGGCCTGAACCAGCTCACAACCTACTATTTCCAGGTTCGGGTAATTGACGATGCCGGAACTGCCCTCAGCGCCTATACGCCGGTGCTGAGTATCGCAACCAAAGCGGAGCCGCCGGCACCACCGGCCCTGACCAATCCTTTGAAGGTCGCGAGCTACAACGTCATGTGCGCAACCTGTACGCCCGAGGACACAGACACGGCCAATCCGTTGCCCTGGTCGGAGCGCCGCGGCGCCGTCGTGGCCAATATCAAGTCAAGGATGCCGGACATTATCGGCGTCCAGGAGGCATCCCAGGGCTGGCTGAACGAGCCCGGCCAAACGGTGTCGCTCTCCCAGTTCGAGGATCTGCTCCAACGGCTCAACAGTGCCGGAGCCAACTACGCGGTCAGTAACAACAAACGCAACAACTGCGTGGACTCCACGACTCCGACGAACTGTGTTTATGCCGATCAGGGTGCCTCGCAGGGGGCGCGTATCTTCTACAACCCCACGGCGGTGGAAATAGTCAAAAGCGGTTCGAAAGCACTTCCGGTGGCCAGCGTTCCGGAGAACCCAAGATTCTTCGCGTGGGCAATCGCCAAACAGAAATCGACCGGAAAGCTCTTCTTCTTCGGAGATACTCATCTGTCCACCAGTAAAGCCGAGGGATTCTATGAACTCCGGAAGCTACAGGCGGAGACGATCGTCAGTGTCATTAGGCAGGAAAACTCTGCCGGTCTTCCAATACTCATGACCGGAGATCTCAATTCGAGCAAGTGGCAGAAACCTTCCAATGCGCCCTACGACGTCTTCACCAATTTCGGACTTATCGATCCGCTCGGCAATGACTACTGGCAGGACTTCCCCAGCATGGCAGCCACTGCAGAAAAACGCATCAACGCATTTCTCGACAGCTGGAACGGTTACAATATTGTGGCTCCTGGCACCTCTAATAAGGCGGCCAATGGCTCCTACATCGACTACATCCTGACATCCAAGATGCGAGTGTCGCAGTGGGAGACTGTAGCCAACGTTGACAGTGCCGGCAACTTTGTGGGAATCATTCCGTCTGACCACAACATGGTCGTAGCCACTGTGGGGCTTCCCTAG
- a CDS encoding glycosyltransferase family 61 protein: MAISLDDIGVRNKIDQASGGHNYLKHYESLFAGLDIRRLAIVLGTRPVATANTFAEFLPDATVTAISYAPVDDLARLRSNVRMYPAGNMDRMHRALAIASPYDVLIEDSPNRKSQKREIFRLFFPAVRNGGLYIAEDLHASHIPSLLDDDKEDLWQLVSRLLTLKASGGKTPANATEDDLNLAQAIGRVEFDGKFLALERRGETLIKLRHSEANSLLQDRYGDTWGSVLSRLRSTKVTSDALVTANKLDVAQRKYPNPISVPDLDVREYHDVVAVPRQILLKDSTLLPDSFRLALLGRLGNSALRPLNHYFSWSPESTAEPERLNGQYYYLDLEMNRHFGHFMTEAIPRLYAWDNAKEQNPALKVLMSSPTPEGNLLPYQLEILTAYGISQGDIQTFLSPVHVDSLIAATPLFHNMKYVHPMLRETYERLGRELRLDTGPTGERIFVSRRPGMWRECLNMPELEAVFIEHGFKVVYPEELTLRQQATMYANAKVAAGYIGSGLYGTMFSKTPMDIIGFVNTSYLATNEYFIATALDHRMHVFWCEDIKGNRDVDAAGRPLGGTNHDYEFDFERDGETLKRLLAGL; this comes from the coding sequence TTGGCGATCAGCTTGGACGACATCGGGGTGCGGAATAAGATCGATCAAGCTTCTGGAGGCCACAACTACCTCAAGCATTACGAGTCACTGTTCGCTGGGCTTGACATTCGGCGGCTTGCGATCGTCCTAGGCACCAGACCAGTGGCCACTGCCAATACGTTCGCTGAGTTCCTCCCAGACGCGACCGTAACCGCTATTAGCTACGCGCCAGTTGATGATCTCGCCCGGCTGAGGTCAAACGTGCGGATGTACCCGGCGGGGAACATGGACCGAATGCACAGAGCGCTGGCAATTGCCTCTCCCTACGACGTCCTTATTGAGGACAGCCCCAACCGCAAGAGTCAGAAGAGAGAGATATTCCGGCTGTTCTTCCCAGCGGTCCGTAACGGGGGGCTTTACATCGCTGAGGATCTTCATGCGAGCCACATCCCGTCCCTTCTGGACGACGACAAAGAGGATCTGTGGCAACTCGTTAGTCGCCTATTGACGCTCAAGGCCTCAGGGGGCAAAACCCCGGCAAATGCAACGGAGGATGATCTGAACCTGGCGCAGGCCATCGGCCGAGTAGAATTCGACGGAAAATTCCTCGCCCTCGAAAGACGCGGCGAAACGCTAATCAAACTTCGGCATTCGGAAGCCAACAGCCTCCTTCAGGATCGCTATGGCGATACCTGGGGAAGCGTCCTATCTCGGCTACGGTCGACCAAAGTGACTTCCGACGCCCTTGTTACAGCGAACAAGCTCGACGTGGCCCAGCGGAAGTACCCTAACCCGATAAGTGTGCCGGACCTAGACGTCCGCGAGTATCACGACGTTGTAGCCGTGCCGAGACAGATCTTGCTGAAAGATTCAACACTCCTGCCCGACTCTTTTCGGCTTGCTCTCCTGGGCCGGCTGGGCAACAGCGCGCTCAGGCCTCTGAATCACTACTTCTCTTGGTCCCCGGAGTCCACCGCGGAGCCCGAGCGACTTAACGGGCAATACTACTATCTCGACCTCGAAATGAACCGACACTTCGGCCACTTCATGACGGAGGCCATCCCCCGCCTTTACGCTTGGGACAATGCGAAGGAGCAGAATCCAGCACTGAAGGTGTTGATGAGTTCCCCGACACCGGAAGGGAATCTTTTGCCCTACCAACTGGAGATCCTAACGGCATACGGCATATCCCAAGGGGACATTCAAACCTTCCTGTCACCAGTGCACGTGGATTCCCTGATTGCGGCCACGCCACTCTTCCACAATATGAAGTACGTACACCCGATGCTGCGGGAGACATATGAGCGCTTGGGTCGGGAACTGCGGCTGGACACCGGACCGACAGGCGAGCGCATTTTCGTTTCCCGCCGACCCGGAATGTGGCGGGAGTGCCTCAACATGCCTGAACTCGAAGCTGTCTTCATCGAACATGGCTTCAAGGTAGTTTACCCGGAGGAACTCACTCTGCGTCAGCAAGCCACCATGTATGCCAACGCCAAGGTTGCTGCCGGTTATATCGGATCAGGCCTGTATGGCACCATGTTCAGCAAAACGCCAATGGACATCATTGGCTTTGTGAACACATCTTACCTAGCTACAAATGAGTACTTCATAGCAACCGCCCTCGACCACCGAATGCACGTTTTCTGGTGCGAGGACATCAAGGGCAACCGGGATGTCGACGCCGCCGGTCGCCCATTAGGAGGGACTAACCATGACTACGAGTTCGACTTTGAACGGGATGGCGAGACGCTGAAGAGGCTTCTAGCAGGACTCTAA
- a CDS encoding transposase, whose translation MLCIDEHRFRSVRYFQNAATKAGPRFESWMTTILDRDTGQVLGVLVGPRPQGRRDWLFARPLQWRLGRQVVAIDPSAELRKALRMWLPRTAVGVDAFHLISLANQAVTETRQNLAQQVKDRRGRAVDKAWAHRMLLLRGGDTLSCRAGRRLDEVFAVDDPTGALQAVWRIKEQHRALLRTGSLEDAAAAKTELEELVKAARTTGNEQALPHCLPVVERDQGAHHYRSYDRQGRSQQHRHKKVVPH comes from the coding sequence ATGCTCTGTATTGATGAACACCGGTTCCGGTCCGTGCGCTACTTCCAGAACGCCGCCACGAAGGCCGGGCCGAGGTTCGAGTCCTGGATGACGACAATCCTGGACCGGGACACCGGCCAGGTCCTGGGTGTCCTGGTCGGCCCCCGACCACAAGGGCGCCGGGACTGGCTCTTCGCCCGCCCGCTTCAGTGGCGCCTGGGCCGGCAGGTCGTGGCGATCGACCCTTCCGCTGAGCTTCGCAAGGCGTTGCGGATGTGGCTTCCACGCACGGCGGTAGGTGTCGATGCCTTCCATCTGATCTCGTTGGCGAACCAGGCCGTGACCGAGACCCGGCAGAATCTTGCCCAGCAGGTCAAGGACCGGCGCGGCCGGGCCGTCGACAAGGCCTGGGCCCACCGCATGCTTCTCCTGCGGGGCGGGGACACACTCAGCTGTAGGGCCGGCCGTCGGCTGGATGAGGTGTTCGCCGTTGACGATCCGACCGGAGCCCTCCAAGCAGTCTGGCGCATCAAGGAACAACACAGGGCCCTTCTGCGCACCGGGTCCCTGGAGGACGCGGCGGCAGCGAAAACCGAACTGGAGGAACTGGTCAAAGCAGCCCGCACGACCGGAAACGAACAGGCTCTACCGCACTGTCTGCCGGTGGTAGAAAGAGATCAAGGTGCTCATCATTACCGGAGCTACGACAGGCAAGGTAGAAGCCAACAACACCGCCATAAAAAAGTAGTGCCCCATTAG
- a CDS encoding transposase, producing MASFPTCPIPEVARLRRALKQWKTAIPAHSDANGATEAINAVIETTRRIARGFGNFTNYRSTCLLAAGGHRPTASNGANREEL from the coding sequence ATGGCATCCTTCCCGACCTGCCCAATCCCGGAAGTCGCTCGCCTCCGACGCGCACTCAAACAATGGAAGACCGCGATCCCCGCCCACTCCGACGCCAACGGCGCCACCGAAGCAATCAACGCCGTCATCGAAACCACCCGCAGAATCGCCCGTGGCTTCGGCAACTTCACAAACTACAGAAGCACCTGCCTACTTGCAGCCGGCGGCCACCGCCCTACCGCATCAAACGGCGCAAACCGCGAAGAGCTATGA
- a CDS encoding glycosyltransferase family 61 protein, with translation MSRPKIEPDVSVSLESIGRLNGIDQSSVKHNYLGIYEQQLARQEVPLTDIVLISGSNAVKTANTFAAYFSDATIHVLSTKHIAGDELLMLLSNVDLTICRDIDSIHEALILRPRPQVIIDDGDNKKSQKINLFRELFFYLPEGGQYIVEDLHAAYIDQLVDVDGDDIATLIERLVRHKRSPRTVLAGTSADDLSLSRAIQSYTSFGKIAFVTKAGDHLYKLREHQTNAALEAASTDTWGSRIDAIPAREWESRARVSSNRQDLRQRFKQNLHVPDLQLREYLWATCQARQVCTLGSFLLPDSFRHSGARRLSNVALEDSSARFAQIKPKNERRSLKGTFFYLDTEYPGHFGHVMTEVVSRLWGWIEARRVFPDIRVLVSLAHDQKSIPTYQAEILATFGIEESMIEYISPDEEVVVERLVAATPQFSNPNWSDTALSTIWGNIRDSLATTSIELPERIFISRKQRAVRSCNNTAQLEALFEENGFTIVFPETLNFREQVAIFSTAKVVAGFGGSGLFGTMFAKEAGTRIVIAGETYIAMNEYLISAVLGDDLHYFWCKSDKKYPPGLWTAEAFRSNFTFDFEADGERLTTLLNDLG, from the coding sequence TTGTCGCGACCTAAAATCGAGCCGGACGTTTCGGTTTCACTCGAATCAATCGGGCGGCTGAATGGAATCGACCAATCTTCAGTCAAGCACAATTATCTCGGGATCTATGAACAACAACTGGCCCGACAAGAAGTGCCTCTCACCGATATAGTGCTCATCAGCGGAAGTAATGCAGTAAAGACAGCAAATACGTTCGCCGCGTATTTTTCCGATGCAACAATTCACGTCTTGAGCACAAAGCATATCGCCGGGGACGAGCTCCTCATGCTGTTGTCTAATGTGGATTTAACGATTTGTCGTGACATCGATTCAATACACGAAGCATTGATACTGCGTCCGCGTCCGCAAGTGATCATTGACGACGGGGATAACAAAAAGAGTCAAAAGATTAATCTCTTTCGAGAGCTTTTTTTCTACTTGCCCGAAGGAGGGCAGTACATCGTTGAGGACCTTCACGCGGCGTACATAGATCAACTCGTCGACGTCGATGGTGACGATATTGCGACCCTTATAGAGCGTCTGGTCAGACACAAGCGATCACCAAGAACCGTATTGGCTGGCACTTCAGCGGACGATTTGTCTCTATCGCGAGCGATACAGAGTTACACATCATTTGGAAAGATTGCCTTCGTGACCAAGGCGGGGGACCATCTGTACAAATTGAGGGAACATCAAACGAACGCAGCCTTGGAGGCAGCATCCACAGATACATGGGGCTCTCGTATTGACGCCATTCCGGCTCGAGAATGGGAATCTCGAGCACGCGTCTCTTCGAACAGACAAGATCTTCGGCAAAGATTCAAACAGAATCTGCACGTGCCCGACTTGCAGTTGCGGGAATACTTGTGGGCCACATGCCAAGCACGGCAGGTTTGCACCCTTGGAAGCTTCCTACTTCCGGACAGTTTTCGACATTCGGGGGCTAGACGATTGAGTAACGTGGCACTTGAGGATTCGAGCGCCAGATTTGCACAAATTAAGCCTAAAAATGAAAGGAGAAGTCTAAAGGGCACTTTCTTCTATTTAGACACAGAGTATCCCGGCCACTTCGGACACGTCATGACAGAGGTAGTGTCTCGGCTCTGGGGCTGGATTGAGGCACGACGAGTCTTCCCTGATATCAGGGTTCTGGTTAGTCTCGCCCACGACCAGAAGTCCATACCGACTTATCAAGCCGAGATATTGGCGACGTTTGGTATTGAAGAATCGATGATTGAGTATATTTCTCCTGATGAGGAAGTCGTCGTGGAACGACTGGTTGCTGCGACCCCCCAGTTCAGCAATCCTAACTGGAGCGACACCGCTTTGAGTACCATATGGGGAAATATTCGTGACTCGTTGGCTACCACTAGCATTGAACTTCCGGAACGCATATTTATTTCGCGAAAGCAACGGGCCGTTCGATCGTGTAACAATACGGCACAGCTGGAGGCTCTCTTTGAGGAGAACGGTTTCACCATAGTTTTCCCCGAGACCCTGAACTTTAGAGAGCAGGTTGCCATCTTTTCTACGGCCAAGGTTGTAGCAGGTTTCGGCGGTAGCGGTCTTTTTGGCACCATGTTCGCTAAAGAAGCTGGAACACGAATTGTGATTGCTGGTGAGACGTACATTGCGATGAATGAGTACCTGATATCGGCAGTTCTCGGGGATGATCTACACTATTTCTGGTGCAAGTCCGACAAGAAGTATCCGCCGGGCTTATGGACGGCTGAAGCGTTTCGGTCAAATTTCACATTTGATTTCGAGGCTGACGGCGAGCGGCTGACAACTCTGCTGAATGACTTGGGCTAA